Proteins encoded within one genomic window of Diorhabda sublineata isolate icDioSubl1.1 chromosome 1, icDioSubl1.1, whole genome shotgun sequence:
- the LOC130450497 gene encoding DNA polymerase zeta catalytic subunit isoform X1, which yields MSFLLNNSLYSSSQAIRIVNLDSYMGIPIQGLDVLYSEFRGSSVNQVPVLRLFGSVPTGEKICVHIHGVFPYIYIPYDGVQDANMFMYKIASSIDKAVNISLNQASSNMQHVYKITLVSGIPMYGYHTKGHQFFKIYLYNPLLVRKVTGLLMNASTLGSQYQPHEAHLSFTLQFMIDYNLHGMSNLLLSKIKYRRDSNNMNEINADSELFLPVSVNKSSICQLEGDCLAEDIINRLEVASGNIGANPGIAALWEDEKQRRRNKGMTSQLGRLLELSRIDVSPTKSHMIYKQALEDRLAVFSNEKNFVDKLNASVYPAETPDSTTIRNASLVDSQTSCDSISDLDETVVPAETSVLNLSLDQDAQQLLKILNELEENVKEIEEDSILIQVSKHNDQDIDENEFDFSLSLESVQTPVKTIPERDESDDDLLNTTLIPQVDGGFDEDSEEVSSELTQIPKPKRLRKLLYVKLIKTGKDMPSLEDDFNIRTNFNKNNGGFIKMNKNNGENINKKRRKLTRKQRVHLRTNLEVKSFKFRIKAMKRRDQLVGIMRKLHEKRNEIILFIIRSGRAKFRIISKNDVKELLPIKSVDVNKTSKVNIISDIIVKIGYYVDPSLHLTIKYPNHCGFLYDYRSGYLPEITRIPRKICCSNRKTHIEGFVKKQMGNRVDFNGKKSTAIDLDDGCRQTKRDACMSLKYEEGKQNTKSIRKEILENKLGDESGGDFISMAEKLRKQLEIHIRVLKSPTNLKINDEYSNADHRSQILDKLTCFKSQDEFLDQESKENTNVNDYLIIYNSINDKCKEESVKYEVGSQSKECSSRNRNDDTKRKNNVRAVSRRSKRLKRCIYEGSLSLDGNVDRDSSEEELLMHKQERSRTPRRKSKYNALPISLQKSQKSPKYSKSSETGVNNDLVSTRKTTENLNQVVRQLFNKHSFQNTTITEEKLICRYESINDRNYITDTSNSSAVFSSDIDNPEITFPNTKSLTIAEKYDKETSYEPKEGCSKILTPQSDTVVTESSNFDYLTPYQHPNLYREGVITIKPKLTAPTVKYISESIDLNRVIYQEPFCSNLEDLTGNVEVGFNVLKVNTNTTMHLQEFDSTINSLNVIRKNKLEEMNLGRINTNSVILSYCKNRDCVITPLKPPPTLQSVENWIEEKKKPVNTPEIRREKIVVRLPASPGGEDDDLELSLTPNSTQTTTKSSESPIPSPTFRESFKKRKRQMRFKKIASQESSIQNSGQISGLTVNISMDKSVENLKTARAIIEHQNLTILAVELHVHTRSDMKPDPKFDSIRAIFYSILNDVPEPNLKGRHRNGIITVNVPILNGLNCDIISVDSEEELIKEFLKLVVYWDPDIFAGYEIELLSWGYLIERGYVLNTDIKPLLSRTKDDRRTRRDDDDSADLRLAGRIVLDVWRLMRHEISLQSYTFESVAYHLLRKRFAKYSFKDLSFWWEHRTHLYRHRTVKYYLTRVVTILELFDKLDFLGRTSELARLFGIQFFEVLSRGTQFRVESMMLRLAKPLNFIPVSPSVQQRAHMKAPEYIPLVMEPESKLYNDPVIVLDFQSLYPSIIIAYNYCFTTCIGRIECLGKSGPFEFGATQLRVSRNRLRKLLDRNQLNFSPCGVGFVKNEVRDGVLPRMLREILDTRLMVKNSMKENPNDKILQKALHNRQLGLKLIANVTYGYTSANFSGRMPSVEVGDSVVSKGRETLQRAIQTVDNTPVWGARVVYGDTDSLFVLVPGRTKEQAFKIGQEIAEAVTNDNPDPIKLKLEKVYLPCILQTKKRYVGYMYESPEQKEPVYQAKGIETVRRDGCPAVSKMLEKCLRILFETKDVSLVKKYVLKQFDKIVAGRVSIQDLTFAKEYRGASGYRPGACVPALELTKKWTSVDPRNEPRSGERVPYVIVNGPPGLPLIRLVKSPRDLIEDSSLKPNVEYYITRVIIPPLNRCFTLLGVDMSIWYKQMPRKKVQYLPGSVSPKKKSTISQYFSTSSCISCEEQTRKGICEKCIDRPQSTVVTLMEKMRKWERNYLNIKMVCQTCTSSVTDIKCVSLDCPTYYRRIQTIRDEQQTSYIRQLLDSSDLSF from the exons atgagTTTCCTactaaataattcattatattctTCATCGCAAGCAATAAGAATAGTGAATTTAGATTCTTATATGGGTATACCGATACAAGGATTGGACGTATTATATTCTGAATTTAGGGGTTCGTCGGTAAACCAAGTTCCTGTTTTAAGATTATTCGGATCTGTTCCTACAg GTGAAAAAATATGTGTCCACATTCACGGAGTATTTCCTTACATTTATATACCGTATGATGGTGTCCAAGACGCCAATATGTTTATGTATAAAATCGCTTCAAGTATAGATAAAGCTGTGAATATATCTTTGAATCAAGCCTCATCTAATATGCAACATGTATATAAAATTACACTCGTATCTGGGAT aCCAATGTATGGTTATCATACAAAAGgtcatcaatttttcaaaatctatctgtATAATCCGCTATTAGTACGTAAAGTAACCGGTTTATTGATGAATGCAAGCACTCTTGGTAGTCAGTATCAACCACACGAAGCTCATTTATCATTCACACTACAATTTATGATAGATTACAATTTACACGGAATGAGTAACTTGTTACTctcgaaaataaaatatagacgTGATTCTAATAACATGAATGAAATTAACGCCGATTCTGAACTATTTTTACCTGTATCTGTGAATAAATCAAGTATTTGTCAACTGGAAGGTGATTGTTTAGCAGAAGATATAATAAACAG ACTAGAAGTAGCGTCCGGAAATATCGGGGCAAATCCTGGAATAGCAGCTTTATGGGAAGACGAGAAACAAAGACGTAGAAATAAAGGAATGACTTCCCAACTGGGACGTTTGTTAGAACTATCACGAATTGATGTTTCACCTACCAAATCCCATATGATCTATAAACAAGCTTTAGAAGATAGATTAGCGGTGTTTTCGAATGAAAAAAACTTCGTCGACAAATTAAATGCTTCAG TGTATCCCGCAGAAACTCCAGATTCAACCACAATCAGAAATGCTTCTTTAGTAGATTCTCAAACTAGTTGTGATTCTATAAGTGATTTAGACGAAACTGTAGTACCAGCAGAAACTAGCGTCTTAAATTTAAGTCTGGATCAAGATGCCCaacaacttttgaaaattttgaacgAATTAG AAGAGAACGTTAAGGAAATTGAAGAAGATTCTATTTTAATTCAAGTTTCTAAACATAACGATCaagatattgatgaaaatgagTTCGATTTCAGTCTATCTTTGGAATCGGTACAGACACCGGTTAAAACGATTCCTGAAAGAGATGAAAGTGATGATGATTTATTGAATACTACGTTAATTCCTCAAGTGGACGGTGGTTTCGATGAg GATTCCGAGGAAGTTTCTTCCGAATTAACACAAATACCTAAACCGAAACGGTTGAGGAAGTTGTTATatgttaaattaattaaaacaggCAAAGATATGCCTAGTTTGGAGGATGATTTCAATATAcgaacaaattttaataaaaacaacggtggatttattaaaatgaataaaaataatggtgaaaatataaataaaaaacgtcgGAAACTTACAAGGAAGCAACGGGTACATTTAAGAACGAATTTAgaagtgaaaagtttcaaattcaGGATAAAAGCGATGAAAAGACGTGACCAATTGGTAggaataatgagaaaattacacgaaaaaagaaatgagataattctgtttataattAGAAGTGGACGTGCTAAATTCAGGATTATATCGAAGAACGATGTAAAAG AACTGCTTCCAATAAAATCGGTGGATGTAAACAAAACCAGTAAAGTGAATATTATAAGTgatataattgtgaaaattggtTATTACGTAGATCCTAGTTTGCATCTCACGATCAAGTATCCGAATCATTGTGGTTTTCTCTACGATTACAGAAGCGGATATTTACCTGAAATTACGAGGATCCCGAGGAAAATTTGCTGTTCGAATAGGAAAACCCACATAGAaggttttgttaaaaaacaaatGGGAAATAGGGttgattttaatggaaaaaaatcgactGCGATTGATTTGGATGATGGATGTCGACAG ACCAAAAGGGATGCTTGTATGTCCCTTAAATATGAAGAAGGAAAACAAAACACCAAATCTATTAGAAAGGAAATATTAGAGAATAAATTAGGAGACGAATCTGGAGGAGATTTCATATCGATGGCAGAAAAACTAAGAAAGCAACTAGAAATTCACATACGAGTACTCAAATCTCCAACAAACctgaaaataaatgatgaatattCAAATGCTGATCACCGATCACAAATTTTGGATAAACTCACATGTTTTAAGAGCCAAGATGAATTCTTGGATCAGGAATCTAAGGAAAACACTAATGTTAATGACTATTTAATTATCTATAATAGTATAAACGATAAATGTAAAGAAGAATCTGTAAAATATGAAGTTGGAAGTCAATCGAAGGAATGTAGTAGTCGAAACAGAAATGACGatacaaaaaggaaaaataatgttcgag CGGTTTCCAGAAGATCGAAAAGATTAAAACGTTGCATCTATGAAGGCTCTTTATCGTTAGATGGAAACGTCGATCGTGATTCTTCAGAAGAGGAACTGTTAATGCATAAACAAGAAAGATCCAGAACGCCCAGAAGGAAATCTAAGTATAACGCATTACCGATATCCCTACAGAAATCTCAAAAATCGCCTAAATATTCAAAATCGTCTGAAACAG GTGTCAATAATGATTTAGTTTCGACAAGAAAAAC aactGAAAATTTAAACCAGGTGGTACGTCAACTTTTCAACAAACattcttttcaaaatacaaccataacagaagaaaaattaatttgcagATACGAATCAATCAACGATCGAAATTATATTACGGATACATCGAATTCCAGTGCAGTGTTTAGTAGTGACATTGATAATCCCGAAATAACATTTCCTAACACAAAATCACTAACAATAGCCGAAAAGTACGATAAAGAAACCAGTTATGAACCGAAAGAAGGTTGTTCGAAGATATTAACCCCTCAAAGTGATACGGTGGTTACTGAAAGTTCGAATTTCGATTATTTAACCCCCTATCAACACCCCAATTTGTATAGGGAGGGAGTTATAACGATTAAACCGAAACTAACAGCACCTACAGTGAAATATATATCAGAATCGATTGATTTGAATCGTGTTATATACCAAGAACCGTTCTGTAGTAACTTAGAAGATCTAACTGGTAACGTAGAAGTTGGTTTTAATGTTTTGAAGGTAAATACCAATACAACGATGCATTTACAAGAATTCGACTCGACTATAAATAGTTTGAACGTCATacgtaaaaataaattggaagaaaTGAACTTGGGTAGAATAAACACGAATTCGGTGATACTGAGTTATTGTAAAAACAGAGATTGTGTTATAACTCCATTAAAACCACCCCCTACTCTACAATCGGTCGAAAATTGGATAGAAGAGAAGAAGAAACCGGTTAATACACCGGAAATTAGAAGAGAAAAAATTGTAGTACGTTTACCAGCGAGTCCAGGTGGAGAAGACGACGATTTGGAATTATCCTTAACGCCGAATTCAACACAAACTACCACTAAATCATCGGAAAGTCCAATACCAAGTCCGACGTTTAGGGAGAGTTTCAAAAAACGCAAAAGACAaatgagatttaaaaaaattgcatcGCAAGAAAGTTCGATACAAAATTCCGGACAAATATCGGGTTTAACGGTGAATATCAGCATGGATAAATCGGTGGAGAATCTAAAAACCGCGAGGGCCATAATAGAACATCAAAATTTAACCATATTAGCCGTGGAATTGCACGTGCACACCAGAAGCGATATGAAACCCGATCCGAAATTCGATTCAATCCGAGCGATTTTTTATTCGATATTGAACGATGTACCGGAACCTAACCTCAAAGGTCGTCACCGTAACGGTATAATAACCGTTAACGTACCGATTTTAAATGGTCTGAACTGCGATATCATCAGCGTGGATTCCGAAGAAGAATTGATaaaggaatttttaaaattggtcGTTTATTGGGACCCCGATATATTCGCGGGTTACGAAATCGAATTGTTATCGTGGGGTTATCTGATCGAGAGAGGTTATGTTTTGAATACCGATATCAAACCGTTATTGTCGAGAACGAAGGACGATAGAAGGACTCGACGCGACGACGACGATTCCGCCGATCTCAGATTAGCCGGTAGGATCGTCCTGGACGTTTGGAGACTCATGAGACACGAAATAAGTTTGCAGAGTTACACTTTCGAATCGGTCGCTTATCATTTGTTGAGGAAAAGATTCGCTAAATATTCTTTTAAGGATCTTTCGTTTTGGTGGGAACACAGGACGCATTTATATCGACACAGAACCGTTAAATATTATCTGACTAGGGTGGTGACTATCTTGGAGCTGTTCGATAAGTTGGACTTTTTGGGGAGGACCAGTGAGCTGGCTAG gttATTCGGTATACAATTTTTCGAAGTACTATCTAGAGGTACTCAGTTCAGAGTGGAATCCATGATGCTCAGATTAGCGAAACCGCTTAATTTCATACCGGTATCACCATCGGTACAACAGAGGGCGCATATGAAAGCACCAGAATACATTCCATTGGTTATGGAACCGGAATCGAAACTATACAACGATCCGGTTATAGTTTTGGATTTCCAAAGTTTATACCCATCGATAATAATAGCTTACAACTATTGTTTCACCACCTGTATAGGTCGAATTGAATGTCTAGGGAAAAGTGGTCCGTTCGAATTCGGTGCTACCCAATTGAGAGTATCCAGAAACCGATTGAGGAAACTACTCGATAG gaatcaattgaatttttcaccCTGTGGCGTGGGGTTTGTAAAAAACGAAGTCAGAGACGGTGTGTTACCCAGAATGTTAAGGGAAATATTAGATACAAGACTGATGGTGAAAAATTCCATGAAAGAGAATCCGAACgataaaattcttcaaaaagCTCTACACAACCGACAATTGGGGTTGAAACTTATAGCCAACGTGACGTACGGTTACACATCAGCGAATTTCAGCGGAAGAATGCCATCGGTGGAAGTAGGAGATAGCGTAGTCAGTAAAGGTAGAGAAACATTACAAAGAGCCATACAAACAGTGGATAATACACCTGTATGGGGAGCGAGGGTGGTATACGGAGACACCGATTCCTTATTCGTCTTAGTACCTGGTAGAACGAAAGAACAAGCTTTCAAAATAGGTCAGGAAATAGCCGAAGCTGTAACTAACGACAATCCTGATcctataaaactaaaattagaaaaagtttaCCTACCCTGTATACTACAAACTAAAAAACGTTACGTCGGTTATATGTACGAAAGTCCAGAGCAAAAAGAACCAGTTTATCAAGCTAAAGGTATCGAAACGGTCAGAAGGGATGGTTGTCCCGCGGTTAGTAAg ATGTTGGAGAAATGTTTACGTATACTTTTCGAAACGAAAGACGTTAGTTTAGTGAAGAAGTACGTTTTGAAGCAATTCGACAAGATAGTAGCCGGTCGTGTTAGTATACAAGACTTAACTTTCGCCAAAGAATATCGAGGAGCTTCGGGGTATCGACCAGGAGCTTGCGTTCCAGCTTTGGAACTCACAAA AAAATGGACTTCAGTTGATCCAAGAAATGAACCTAGAAGCGGAGAACGTGTTCCGTATGTTATAGTAAACGGACCACCAGGTTTACCATTGATCCGTTTAGTTAAAAGTCCTAGAGATCTGATTGAGGATAGTTCATTGAAACCCAACGTGGAATATTACATAACTAGGGTGATAATACCACCATTAAATCGGTGTTTTACTTTATTAGGGGTAGATATGAGTATCTG gtaTAAACAAATGCCTAGGAAGAAGGTTCAGTATTTGCCGGGTTCGGTGTCGCCTAAGAAGAAAAGTACAATTTCACAATATTTCTCCACTTCTAGTTGTATATCTTGCGAAGAACAAACCCGGAAAGGTATATGTGAAAAATGTATAGATCGACCGCAAAGCACCGTTGTCACTCTAATGGAAAAAATGAGGAAATGGGAGAGGAATTATCTTAATATCAAAATG GTTTGTCAGACTTGTACATCATCGGTAACGGATATAAAGTGCGTGTCTCTAGATTGTCCTACTTATTATAGAAGAATCCAAACTATTCGTGATGAACAGCAAACTAGTTACATTAGACAGTTATTAGATTCCAGTGATTtatctttttga